From Triticum urartu cultivar G1812 chromosome 2, Tu2.1, whole genome shotgun sequence, a single genomic window includes:
- the LOC125539835 gene encoding transcription factor bHLH112-like translates to MGDHQLMYAAPAMHNGGGGGAVSHGMWWNTNTTAVPTAACSTELAGFNTWPAAQLAAGGYDMAAADGGKAKSCTTTASSESPGNNSSVTFQETASISDPAAGFTDWNSPYMSNGGAGNMHGFLQVGHHDMSSRTDQQSHMNASSMLNDPSANNLDLALQGHQQAGDHHRQQQLLSSLGAPELLLSPNSPYGFQSSSLLRSLLEPMAKPAPAAGIQQYQYQQMGGQAGVREPLQFTNDAAFWNPSAGFGMAMPAPAVSEQTSVRAVKRPSPAPRGANLALKSVLEGVGDSSSIVTKKANSEPAVKKPRTETPSSLPTFKVRKEKLGDRITALQQLVSPFGKTDTASVLHETIEYIKFLHDQAGVLSAPYLKRGHHQHQVPQYLKSSSASPDKSCKDGSGEVSLKGRGLCLVPISSTFAVASDGPVDFWTPFGGQFR, encoded by the exons ATGGGAGATCATCAGCTGATGTACGCTGCTCCGGCCATGcacaacggcggcggcggcggagctgtCTCACACGGCATGTGGTGGAATACCAACACAACCGCGGTGCCCACGGCGGCGTGCTCGACGGAGCTCGCAGGGTTCAACACCTGGCCGGCCGCTCAGCTGGCTGCTGGTGGCTACGACATGGCGGCGGCCGACGGCGGCAAGGCCAAGAGCTGCACCACCACGGCCTCCTCCGAGTCGCCCGGGAACAACAGCTCCGTAACCTTCCAAGAAACAGCCAGCATCAGCGACCCGGCAGCCGGCTTCACCGACTGGAATAGCCCTTACAT GAGCAACGGCGGCGCTGGTAACATGCATGGGTTCCTCCAAGTTGGCCACCATGACATGAGCTCAAGAACGGACCAGCAGAGCCACATGAACGCGTCAAGCATGCTGAATGACCCATCAGCAAATAACCTAGACCTAGCGCTGCAAGGCCACCAGCAGGCCGGCGATCACCACCGCCAGCAGCAGCTATTGTCCAGTCTGGGGGCGCCCGAGCTGCTCCTGTCGCCGAACTCACCCTACGGGTTCCAGTCGTCGTCGCTGCTGAGGAGCCTCTTGGAGCCGATGGCCAAGCCGGCACCGGCGGCGGGGATTCAGCAGTACCAGTACCAGCAGATGGGCGGCCAGGCAGGGGTCAGGGAGCCGCTACAGTTCACCAACGATGCGGCGTTCTGGAACCCGTCTGCCGGGTTCGGCATGGCGATGCCAGCGCCGGCGGTGTCTGAGCAGACTAGCGTGCGTGCGGTGAAACGACCATCGCCGGCGCCGCGTGGGGCAAATCTTGCACTAAAG AGTGTGTTAGAAGGAGTGGGGGACTCTAGCTCGATCGTTACCAAGAAGGCGAACAGCGAGCCGGCAGTCAAGAAGCCGAGAACGGAGACGCCGTCGTCATTGCCGACCTTCAAG GTTAGGAAGGAGAAGCTAGGGGACAGGATCACAGCACTCCAACAGCTCGTCTCTCCTTTCGGAAAG ACGGATACGGCGTCGGTGCTCCACGAGACCATCGAATACATCAAGTTCCTCCACGACCAGGCTGGT GTGCTTAGTGCTCCATACTTGAAGAGGGGCCATCATCAGCATCAAGTGCCACAGTACCTCAAG AGCTCGAGTGCTAGCCCTGACAAGTCGTGCAAGGATGGCAGCGGCGAGGTGTCGCTCAAGGGCCGGGGGCTGTGCCTGGTGCCGATATCGAGCACGTTCGCGGTGGCCAGCGATGGGCCCGTCGACTTCTGGACCCCCTTCGGCGGCCAGTTTAGGTAG